The following coding sequences lie in one Ictalurus punctatus breed USDA103 chromosome 16, Coco_2.0, whole genome shotgun sequence genomic window:
- the erbin gene encoding erbin isoform X2: MSSKRSLLVRLVPCRCLRGEEETVTSLDYSHCSLEQVPKEIFSFEKTLEELYLDANQIEELPKQLFNCQLLHRLSLPDNDLSVLPPAIANLINLRELDVSKNSIQEFPENIKNCKVLAIVEASVNPISKLPEGFTQLLSLTQLYLNDAFLEFLPASFGRLTKLQILELRENQLKMLPKSMHKLMQLERLDLGSNEFTEVPEVLEQLTGIKELWMDGNKLTVLPPMIGSLKQLRYLDVSKNNLEMVDEQISGCENLQDLLLSNNALTQLPSSIGSLKKLTALKVDENQLVCLPESIGGLTALDELDCSFNEIESLPAAVGKCVNLRTFAADHNFLLQLPPEMGCWKNVTVLFLHSNKLESLPEEMGDMQKLKVINLSDNKLKNLPYSFTKLNQITAMWLSENQSKPLIPLQKEEEPDTHTTVLTNYMFPQQSRAEEYAQNSDGESFNPTLWEEQRKQRAQVAFECDEDKDEREAPTREGNLRRYPTPYPEELKNMVKTAQSVAHRLREDESGDETVGERNHVGVQSVGVKVIETPCTNGKAHEPESKAPVQNSTPAEARDVPDNSDTERIPLKSSENTGSTTNYEDTLEESEELSSDEEMKIAEMRPPLIEISINQPKVVALSKDKKDDNKDADSLLDETVANSNQNNSNCSSPSRMSDSVSLTTDSSQDNSLCTPERETKIPLIPKNRHEDENLNQLKETVPLLQNCNGSESSLQTVLKNQRPFESKSGTDMSDYELSVEERLALIQKDIDNGVSEPYSTWDQINMNVSYGNTEKTKSTTSTVETRLSNNNASSVENLNNGNQNGKAQPVEGMTRHEVVRTVVASSEVSLSRSTEELTPEKRCPPATVIKSLSISNMEAGGMKLYSMEAEVPPYECVVGSPAVPGPQCQSIVRSKSASLLDDQPLHVHPGSSGSSSDLLSSGSRVPARYPVAPPPQYNIQYASSAIPKENLWCQRTPLPPDQPYLPPQHSFANTNYSNRNNAPPYPHQSQQRGPPKTPDAWAKVPPGVQRNPLQRQNSTSSNASMVMVEPRRVPGPDGDYLSYREIHSMPRAPLQMNLQRPLSARTYSVDEGNAPRPHGTRPTPHELPERTMSVCDFSYQHGSPSKRPNIRVKSEHSLLDGPPGGRGAVPADWRDHVMRHIEAKKMEKMDESLGPYGQQGYTVDSHRKVPLMNGQMCVPPPASLRSQMSAQVPMARHPSREQLIDYLMLKVSQQPPGPPCPPRHASDTLTHEMHVKIEKNPELGFSISGGVGGRGNPFRPDDNGIFVTRVQPEGPAFKLLQPGDKIIQANGYNFVNIDHGNAVSLLKNFPSTVDLVIIRDMVA; this comes from the exons atgagcTCTAAGCGCAGTCTGTTGGTGCGGTTGGTGCCGTGCCGGTGTTTGCGTGGTGAGGAGGAGACGGTCACCTCTCTGGACTACAGTCACTGCAGCCTGGAGCAGGTTCCCAAAGAGATCTTCAGCTTCGAGAAGACCCTGGAGGAGCTCTACCTGGATGCCAACCAGATTGAGGAGCTCcccaag CAACTGTTTAACTGTCAATTACTGCACCGGCTGAGTTTACCTGACAACGACTTGAGCGTCCTGCCCCCCGCCATCGCCAACCTCATCAACCTCCGAGAGCTCGACGTCAGCAAGAACA gtatACAAGAGTTTCCTGAAAATATTAAGAACTGTAAAGTCCTGGCCATCGTTGAAGCGAGTGTGAACCCTATTTCTAA GCTCCCAGAAGGTTTCACACAGCTGCTCAGTCTAACTCAGCTCTACTTGAATGATGCCTTCCTCGAGTTCCTACCAGCGAGCTTCGGcag ACTGACTAAACTACAGATTCTGGAGCTGAGAGAGAATCAGTTAAAGATGCTGCCCAA gaGCATGCACAAGCTGATGCAGCTGGAACGGTTGGACCTGGGAAGTAATGAGTTTACTGAAGTG ccGGAGGTGTTGGAGCAGCTCACAGGCATTAAGGAGCTGTGGATGGATGGGAACAAGCTGACAGTGTTACCCCCG ATGATTGGGTCGCTGAAGCAGCTCAGATATCTGGATGTGTCCAAGAACAACCTGGAGATGGTGGATGAGCAGATCAGCGGCTGTGAAAATCTGCAGGACCTGCTGCTGTCCAACAACGCTCTCACACAGCTACCCAGCTCtatag gatCTCTGAAGAAGCTGACTGCTCTGAAGGTGGATGAGAATCAGCTTGTGTGTTTGCCAGAGTCGATAGGCGG ACTCACGGCTCTGGACGAGTTGGACTGCAGCTTTAACGAGATCGAGTCTCTCCCTGCCGCCGTGGGGAAGTGTGTGAACCTGCGCACCTTCGCTGCTGACCACAACTTCCTGCTCCAGCTGCCTCCTGAG ATGGGCTGCTGGAAGAACGTCACTGTGCTGTTTCTGCACTCCAATAAACTGGAGTCTCTGCCTGAGGAGATGGGAGACATGCAGAAGCTCAAGGTCATCAATCTGAGCGACAACaa GTTGAAGAATCTTCCCTACAGCTTCACTAAACTGAATCAGATCACTGCCATGTGGCTCTCTGAGAACCAG TCCAAACCCCTGATCCCCCTGCAGAAGGAGGAGgaacctgacacacacacaaccgtCCTCACCAACTACATGTTCCCCCAGCAGAGCCGAGCCGAGGAGT acGCTCAGAACTCGGACGGTGAGAGCTTTAACCCGACTCTGTGGGAGGAACAGCGTAAACAGCGAGCGCAAGTGGCCTTCGAGTGTGATGAAGACAAGGATGAGAGAGAGGCTCCTACACGG gaAGGGAACCTGCGGCGTTATCCCACACCGTACCCCGAGGAGCTGAAGAACATGGTGAAAACGGCGCAGTCTGTCGCTCACCGCCTCAGAGAGGACGAGTCCGGAGACGAGACGGTGGGAGAGAGGAACCACGTCGGGGTGCAGAGTGTAGGAGTGAAG GTGATCGAAACTCCGTGTACCAACGGTAAAGCACACGAGCCGGAGTCCAAAGCACCGGTCCAGAACTCCACTCCGGCTGAGGCGAGAGACGTTCCGGATAACTCTGACACGGAGAGGATCCCGCTGAAGAGCTCGGAGAACACCGGATCTACCACCAACTACGAGGACACGCTCGAG GAATCAGAGGAGCTGTCGTCTGATGAGGAGATGAAGATAGCTGAGATGAGACCTCCTCTTATCGAGATCTCCATCAACCAGCCCAAAGTGGTGGCGCTCAGCAAGGACAAGAAAG atgacAATAAAGACGCCGACTCGTTGCTGGATGAGACGGTGGCCAACAGTAACCAGAACAACAGTAACTGTTCCTCACCGTCCCGCATGTCCGACTCGGTGTCTTTAACCACAGACAGCAGCCAGGACAACTCACTGTgtacacctgagagagagaccaagatcCCCCTCATCCCCAAGAAcag ACACGAGGACGAGAACCTGAACCAGCTGAAGGAGACCGTTCCGCTGCTGCAGAATTGTAACGGCTCGGAGAGCTCACTGCAGACCGTCCTGAAGAACCAGCGCCCCTTCGAGAGCAAATCAGGTACCGACATGTCCGACTACGAGCTGTCCGTGGAGGAGAGGCTGGCGCTCATCCAGAAGGACATCGACAACGGCGTGTCCGAGCCGTACAGCACGTGGGATCAGATCAACATGAACGTCTCTTACGGGAACACAGAGAAGACCAAGAGCACCACCTCCACGGTGGAGACCAGGCTCAGCAACAACAACGCAAGCTCCGTGGAGAACCTCAACAACGGGAACCAGAACGGCAAAGCTCAGCCGGTGGAAGGCATGACGAGGCACGAGGTGGTCCGGACGGTGGTGGCGTCCAGCGAAGTGTCTCTGTCTCGCAGCACGGAGGAACTGACCCCTGAGAAGAGATGTCCTCCAGCTACCGTGATAAAATCTCTGAGCATCAGCAACATGGAGGCCGGAGGAATGAAGCTGTACTCCATGGAAGCTGAGGTTCCTCCGTACGAGTGTGTAGTGGGTTCTCCGGCTGTCCCGGGCCCACAGTGCCAGAGCATCGTTCGTTCCAAATCGGCCTCACTGCTCGATGACCAGCCACTGCACGTCCACCCTGGTTCCTCAGGTTCCTCCTCTGACCTCCTGAGCTCCGGCTCCCGAGTTCCTGCCCGCTACCCCGTGGCCCCCCCACCTCAGTATAACATCCAGTACGCGAGCAGTGCCATTCCTAAAGAGAACCTGTGGTGCCAGCGTACCCCGTTGCCCCCTGATCAGCCCTACCTCCCTCCTCAGCACTCCTTCGCCAACACCAACTACTCCAACCGCAACAACGCGCCACCGTATCCCCACCAGTCCCAGCAGCGCGGCCCACCCAAAACCCCAGACGCTTGGGCGAAGGTACCCCCTGGTGTGCAGAGAAACCCCCTGCAGAGGCAGAACAGCACCTCGTCCAACGCCTCCATGGTCATGGTGGAACCTCGCCGCGTCCCCGGCCCTGACGGTGACTACCTGAGCTACAGAGAGATCCACAGCATGCCCCGAGCTCCTCTACAGATGAACCTCCAGAGACCCCTGTCGGCCCGCACCTACAGCGTGGACGAGGGGAACGCGCCACGCCCACACGGCACCCGCCCTACACCGCACGAGCTGCCCGAGAGAACAATGTCCGTCTGCGACTTTAGCTACCAGCACGGCAGCCCGAGCAAGAGGCCCAACATCCGTGTGAAGTCTGAGCACTCGCTGCTGGACGGACCTCCAGGTGGCAGGGGGGCGGTGCCGGCTGACTGGAGAGACCATGTCATGAGGCACATCGAGGCCAAGAAGATGGAGAAGATG gatGAGAGTTTGGGTCCGTACGGACAGCAGGGCTACACTGTCGACTCACACAGAAAA gtgccTTTGATGAACGGTCAGATGTGCGTGCCTCCTCCTGCTTCTCTCCGCTCTCAGATGAGTGCTCAGGTCCCGATGGCTCGTCATCCCTCCAGAGAGCAGCTTATCGACTACCTGATGCTGAAGGTGTCCCAGCAGCCCCCGGGTCCCCCGTGTCCCCCGCGCCACGCCTCCGACACCCTGACGCACGAG ATGCACGTGAAGATCGAGAAGAATCCTGAGCTGGGCTTCAGTATATCGGGAGGAGTGGGAGGACGAGGGAATCCGTTCCGCCCTGATGATAAC GGGATCTTTGTGACCAGAGTTCAGCCTGAGGGACCTGCGTTTAAACTCCTCCAACCAGGAGACAAGATCATCCAG GCGAACGGTTACAACTTTGTTAACATCGATCATGGGAACGCCGTGTCCCTCCTGAAGAACTTCCCGAGCACGGTGGACCTGGTCATCATCAGAGACATGGTGGCGTAG